One Denticeps clupeoides chromosome 3, fDenClu1.1, whole genome shotgun sequence DNA window includes the following coding sequences:
- the bbln gene encoding bublin coiled-coil protein, whose translation MSGPNGDPNITVDDGIIGDDDEFNEEEYAAINSMLDQINSCLDDLEERNDALNGKLHELLESNRQARQEFQAQVSEGRGQQREPPREEPPPPQQPEDGE comes from the exons ATGTCAGGACCAAACGGCGACCCCAACATCACCGTTGATGACGGGATCATTGGTGACGACGACGAATTCAATGAAGAAG AGTACGCAGCCATCAATTCCATGCTGGACCAAATCAACTCCTGCCTGGATGACTTGGAGGAGCGCAACGATGCCCTCAATGGCAAACTCCATGAGCTGCTGGAGTCGAACCGGCAGGCGCGCCAGGAGTTCCAGGCCCAGGTGAGCGAGGGGCGGGGGCAGCAGCGGGAGCCCCCACGAGAGGAGCCTCCACCACCCCAACAACCAGAGGATGGAGAATAG
- the surf2 gene encoding surfeit locus protein 2, whose protein sequence is MEHLPADLKAFLQNHPFLQLTDAKKIRCTLNGHELPCQLDELRNFTDGKRYKSLSACAEFDYGRYEPHVVPSTKQPNHLFCKLTLRHINRLPHHVLLHVNGKRFKRALQSYEECLRQGVQYVPASLKQKSRPKPSMENEPEKKPNAKEKGEDFWAPNSSEGEDSDKDSMEDLYPSSLFTLKKPENEEVMEKEEDGFHTDEEEMEVSSVVEQVSLKRKKVQSGGFKKKFKNHQRKRKGFKKIGKVQNGK, encoded by the exons ATGGAGCACCTCCCAGCAGACCTGAAGGCCTTTCTTCAGAACCACCCCTTCCTGCAGTTGACGGACGCCAAAAAG ATCCGGTGCACGCTGAACGGACACGAACTCCCGTGCCAGTTAGACGAGCTGCGGAACTTCACGGACGGGAAGAGATACAAGAGTCTCAGCGCCTGTGCGGAATTCGACTACGGTCGGTACGAACCCCACGTGGTGCCGAGCACCAAGCAGCC CAATCATCTGTTTTGCAAGTTGACCCTGCGACACATCAATCGCCTGCCGCATCACGTTCTGCTGCATGTTAATGGGAAGCGTTTCAAGCGAGCGTTGCAATCGT ATGAAGAATGTTTGCGACAGGGAGTGCAGTACGTCCCTGCCAGCTTAAAACAGAAGAGCAGACCCAAGCCCAGTATGGAAAATGAGCCTGAAAAGAAGCCAAACGCCAAGGAAAAGGGAGAAGACTTCTGGGCACCCAATTCCAGCGAAGGAGAGGACAGTGACAAGGACAGCATGGAAGACCTTTACCCCT CATCCTTATTTACTTTGAAAAAGCCAGAGAATGAGGAGGTTATGGAAAAAGAGGAAGATGGTTTTCACACCgatgaggaggagatggaggttTCCTCCGTGGTGGAGCAGGTTTCACTGAAGAGAAAGAAG gttcaATCGGGtggctttaaaaagaaatttaaGAATCATCAACGTAAAAGAAAAGGTTTCAAGAAGATTGGTAAAGTACAGAATGGAAAGTAA
- the surf4 gene encoding surfeit locus protein 4 isoform X1, with the protein MACSYPRITRCVCGKHKIPLKDTHQVCLHCLGIQHANEAIVEFGKCPHCARMDWSTRINRLTKLQEVMHLESQQQKHEAAQTGLQAAPDTTMLTNVSESKSVTVLSDSHPMAVTPERSSAMPLMCALIHPSSTEVCNNSGNGVAIRQSADSTPSLSCVLPPSRSHKRQRVSKCGSCKRCSRHGCKHGHRQRRSPLRSSSTSCSSSESPCEPRKEKRSRRGLERQHSLLLDVVKLKLEEHQKAMQAQWAMMEARIKALESRDSEGVPVCCPAHVNVGLPSASSQEEETQDWAGSTTDTLMTILTPVVKQEEELSSFSPISNVDFPPEAGIETNSSSPEGMVWKKGVLAAQPLQNLIARAAKSLGIHFPRSSAPHNPPHPTMGVEFEELVKSTWPNPASSEPFREVCSEMYKLNESQAPTYEHMPQVGGFMSSVFQAVQPTENLEIPVPAGQLRITESMIEKMYQTGGMLARSANYLRYLSDYQKRLLEEITENVRAQRFMEVLDELKLIAQYTHQLSSHQAELSGRAMAGSVAIKRQVWMARTNYTDALKSMVADLPFVTNPCAGVCSVGSGPSGPACKEEQYI; encoded by the coding sequence ATGGCGTGCTCATATCCAAGGATCACacgctgtgtgtgtggcaaACACAAGATCCCACTCAAAGACACCCATCAGGTGTGCTTGCATTGCCTGGGAATCCAGCATGCGAACGAGGCTATCGTGGAGTTCGGCAAATGCCCTCATTGTGCCAGAATGGACTGGAGCACACGCATCAACCGTCTCACCAAACTGCAGGAAGTGATGCATCTCGAGAGCCAGCAGCAGAAACACGAGGCGGCGCAGACCGGGCTCCAGGCCGCACCTGACACCACCATGCTGACCAATGTCAGTGAGTCCAAATCGGTCACCGTCCTGTCCGACTCCCATCCCATGGCAGTGACACCCGAGCGGTCTTCCGCCATGCCGTTGATGTGTGCTCTCATACACCCGTCGTCTACGGAAGTCTGCAACAACTCTGGGAACGGTGTAGCTATCCGACAGTCGGCAGACTCCACTCCATCTTTGAGTTGTGTGCTGCCGCCTTCTAGATCTCACAAGAGGCAACGTGTCTCCAAGTGTGGCTCCTGTAAGAGATGCTCAAGGCACGGCTGTAAGCATGGGCACAGACAGAGGCGTTCCCCTTTACGGTCttcctccacttcctgcagCTCCTCAGAATCCCCCTGTGAGCCTAGGAAAGAGAAAAGGTCTCGCAGAGGTCTGGAAAGACAGCATAGTCTTCTGCTGGACGTGGTGAAACTGAAGCTGGAGGAGCATCAGAAGGCCATGCAGGCACAGTGGGCCATGATGGAGGCCCGGATCAAGGCCCTGGAAAGCAGAGACTCGGAGGGCGTGCCAGTGTGCTGTCCAGCCCATGTCAATGTCGGCCTGCCTTCCGCCTCATCCCAGGAGGAGGAAACGCAAGACTGGGCTGGTTCCACCACAGACACTTTAATGACAATTCTGACACCAGTTGTAAAACAAGAGGAGGAATTATCCTCCTTTTCACCCATTTCCAATGTAGATTTTCCTCCTGAAGCTGGAATAGAAACGAATTCTTCATCGCCTGAGGGTATGGTGTGGAAGAAGGGCGTGCTTGCAGCTCAGCCACTTCAGAATCTCATTGCTCGGGCGGCGAAAAGCCTAGGCATACATTTTCCCAGAAGCTCCGCCCCTCACAACCCACCACACCCAACAATGGGGGTCGAGTTTGAGGAGCTTGTGAAAAGCACATGGCCCAACCCAGCCAGCTCAGAGCCCTTCAGGGAGGTGTGCTCAGAGATGTACAAACTTAACGAGAGCCAGGCTCCAACCTACGAGCACATGCCGCAGGTCGGGGGCTTCATGTCTTCTGTTTTCCAGGCTGTTCAGCCAACTGAGAACCTGGAGATCCCTGTTCCTGCTGGTCAGTTGCGCATCACTGAGTCCATGATAGAGAAGATGTACCAGACAGGCGGCATGCTAGCCAGAAGCGCCAACTACCTGCGCTACCTCTCGGACTACCAGAAGCGGCTCTTGGAGGAGATCACAGAGAACGTGCGTGCTCAGCGGTTCATGGAGGTCTTGGATGAACTTAAGCTCATTGCTCAGTACACTCACCAGCTCTCGTCCCACCAAGCAGAGCTGTCTGGTAGAGCTATGGCAGGATCGGTGGCCATTAAAAGGCAGGTCTGGATGGCAAGGACCAATTACACGGATGCGCTAAAATCTATGGTTGCTGACCTGCCATTTGTTACGAATCCGTGTGCTGGGGTCTGCTCAGTTGGTTCGGGACCCTCTGGGCCAGCATGTAAAGAAGAGCAATATATATAA
- the surf4 gene encoding surfeit locus protein 4 isoform X2 has translation MGQEDLMSTAEDVADQFLRVTKQYLPHLARLCLISTFLEDGIRMWFQWNEQRDYIEATWGCGYFLATCFVLLNLLGQLGGCVLVLSRNFVQYACFGLFGIIALQTVAYSILWDLKFLMRNLALGGGLLLLLAESRSEGKSMFAGVPSMGESSPKQYMQLGGRVLLVLMFMTLLHFDSSFFSILQNMVGTALIILVAIGFKTKLAALTLVVWLMAINVYFNAFWTVPAYKPMHDFLKYDFFQTTSVIGGLLLVVALGPGGVSMDEKKKEW, from the exons ATGGGCCAAGAAGACCTGATGAGCACGGCCGAGGACGTGGCGGACCAG TTCTTGCGGGTCACAAAGCAGTACCTGCCTCACCTGGCTCGCTTGTGCCTTATCAGCACCTTCCTGGAGGACGGCATCCGTATGTGGTTCCAGTGGAATGAACAGAGGGACTACATAGAGGCAACCTGGGGCTGCGGCTACTTCCTGGCCACATGCTTTGTGCTGCTTAATCTTTTAGGACAGCTTG GTGGCTGTGTGCTTGTCCTTAGTAGAAATTTTGTACAGTATGCCTGCTTTGGATTATTTGGGATCATAGCTTTACAG acGGTTGCGTACAGCATCTTGTGGGATCTGAAGTTTTTGATGAG GAACCTTGCTCTAGGTGGCggcctcctcctgctgctggccGAGTCGCGCTCAGAGGGCAAGAGCATGTTTGCAGGCGTGCCCTCTATGGGCGAAAGTTCCCCGAAGCAGTACATGCAACTGGGCGGCCGCGTGCTCCTGGTGCTGATGTTCATGACCCTGTTGCACTTTGACTCCAGCTTCTTCTCG ATCTTGCAGAATATGGTTGGCACAGCCCTCATCATTCTGGTGGCCATCGGCTTCAAAACCAAGCTGGCCGCTCTCACGCTGGTGGTGTGGCTCATGGCCATTAACGTCTACTTCAACGCCTTCTGGACAGTGCCTGCTTACAAACCCATGCATGATTTCCTGAAGTACGACTTCTTCCAGACCACGTCAGTCATTGGTGGCCTGCTGCTAGTGGTGGCCCTGGGCCCTGGAGGTGTGTCTATggatgagaagaagaaagagtgGTAA
- the surf4 gene encoding surfeit locus protein 4 isoform X3, with amino-acid sequence MWFQWNEQRDYIEATWGCGYFLATCFVLLNLLGQLGGCVLVLSRNFVQYACFGLFGIIALQTVAYSILWDLKFLMRNLALGGGLLLLLAESRSEGKSMFAGVPSMGESSPKQYMQLGGRVLLVLMFMTLLHFDSSFFSILQNMVGTALIILVAIGFKTKLAALTLVVWLMAINVYFNAFWTVPAYKPMHDFLKYDFFQTTSVIGGLLLVVALGPGGVSMDEKKKEW; translated from the exons ATGTGGTTCCAGTGGAATGAACAGAGGGACTACATAGAGGCAACCTGGGGCTGCGGCTACTTCCTGGCCACATGCTTTGTGCTGCTTAATCTTTTAGGACAGCTTG GTGGCTGTGTGCTTGTCCTTAGTAGAAATTTTGTACAGTATGCCTGCTTTGGATTATTTGGGATCATAGCTTTACAG acGGTTGCGTACAGCATCTTGTGGGATCTGAAGTTTTTGATGAG GAACCTTGCTCTAGGTGGCggcctcctcctgctgctggccGAGTCGCGCTCAGAGGGCAAGAGCATGTTTGCAGGCGTGCCCTCTATGGGCGAAAGTTCCCCGAAGCAGTACATGCAACTGGGCGGCCGCGTGCTCCTGGTGCTGATGTTCATGACCCTGTTGCACTTTGACTCCAGCTTCTTCTCG ATCTTGCAGAATATGGTTGGCACAGCCCTCATCATTCTGGTGGCCATCGGCTTCAAAACCAAGCTGGCCGCTCTCACGCTGGTGGTGTGGCTCATGGCCATTAACGTCTACTTCAACGCCTTCTGGACAGTGCCTGCTTACAAACCCATGCATGATTTCCTGAAGTACGACTTCTTCCAGACCACGTCAGTCATTGGTGGCCTGCTGCTAGTGGTGGCCCTGGGCCCTGGAGGTGTGTCTATggatgagaagaagaaagagtgGTAA